A region from the Cytobacillus sp. IB215665 genome encodes:
- the tsaE gene encoding tRNA (adenosine(37)-N6)-threonylcarbamoyltransferase complex ATPase subunit type 1 TsaE produces MKTYEIITDSAEQTMKIAHELANYLQQGDVIVLEGDLGAGKTTFTKGLAKGLGITRNVNSPTFTIIKEYQGKVPLYHMDVYRLENGYEDLGFQEYFEGNGVTVVEWAHLIADQLPVERLVVRINHMSEYKRKLMLEPIGVRYEQVCKEILSK; encoded by the coding sequence ATGAAAACTTATGAAATTATAACTGATTCTGCTGAGCAAACAATGAAAATTGCACACGAGCTAGCTAATTATTTGCAGCAGGGTGATGTGATTGTACTAGAAGGTGATTTAGGTGCAGGCAAAACAACATTTACTAAAGGTTTAGCGAAAGGACTAGGGATTACAAGAAATGTAAATAGTCCTACTTTCACAATCATTAAGGAGTATCAAGGTAAAGTACCTCTTTATCATATGGACGTATATAGATTAGAAAATGGGTATGAAGATCTTGGATTTCAAGAATATTTCGAAGGAAATGGAGTCACAGTTGTAGAGTGGGCTCATTTAATTGCTGATCAGTTACCAGTAGAACGACTAGTAGTGAGAATTAATCATATGAGTGAATATAAACGGAAGCTTATGCTAGAACCTATTGGCGTACGTTATGAACAAGTATGTAAGGAGATATTAAGCAAATGA